Part of the Deinococcus roseus genome, CCACCGCTCCAGCACGCACAATGGTGTGGATCTCGTCGATGAACAGGATCACTTTGCGGCCTTCTAAAGCCGCAATCACCGCTTTCAGGCGCTCCTCAAAGTCCCCTCTGTAGCGGGTTCCGGCCAGCAACGCCCCCATGTCCAGCGAGTACAGCGTCATGTCGGAGAGCAGTTCTGGGACCTCTTGCAGGGCAATTTTGCGGGCCAGTCCTTCCACAATGGCGGTTTTGCCCACGCCGGGTTCTCCAACCAGCACAGGGTTGTTCTTGGTGCGGCGGGCCAGCACCTGCATGGTGCGTTCCAGCTCAAATTCCCGGCCAATCATGGGGTCAATCAAGCCTGCTCTTGCCCGGTCGGTGAGGTCCACACAGTACAGCTTGAGGGGATCGTTGTCAGAGCCGCCCGCCTGGGTGGGCTGGGTCAGCCCCTCGCCGGGATTGGTGGTCACCTGAAACTTGCGTTTGCCATGCGAGATGTACTCGATGGCGTCCAGTCGGGTCATGCCCTGTTCTTCCAGCAGGAAACGCGCCACCGAGGTGTCTTCTTCCAGCAGGGCCACCAGCACCTGTGCTCCGGTCACCTGTTCCTGGGCGGCTGCACGCATCTGCCTGAGGGCACGCTGAAGCACCCGATCAAAAGCCAGGGTGGAGGTGGGCCGCACATCGTCGTACCCCTCCATGTTGTCAAATTCGGTTTCCAGGGCATCTTCCAGAATGCTCAGGTCAATGCCGCAGGCCTGCAACACCGGACGGGCGTCTTCGTCGTCCATCAGGGCGTACAGCATGTGCTCCAGGGTGATGTACTCATGGCCGTAACTGTGGGCCAGTTGCACGGCCCTCTGGATGCTCTGTTCCAGGGTTTCGGTGATCATTCCGCCTCCATGATGCATTTCAGGGGAAAGCCATTCTGACGGGCATCGCTGTTCACCTGATGCACTTTGGTCTCTGCCACTTCAAAGGGATACACACCACACACCCCAGAGCCTTCCTGATGCACCGCCATCATGATGCGGGTGGCCTGGGCTGGACTTTTGCGAAAAAACTCGACCAGCACCCGCACCACATAATCCATGGGGGTGTAGTCATCGTTGAGCAGGAGGACCTTGTAAAGGGGCGGACGCTGCGTCTGGGTCCGCGTTTCAGTGCGTGCCTCGGTCATAGGCAGAGTCTAACTTATTTGCCTGTTCTGCACGGTGAGTCTTGTTAGGATGATGGGCTGCAAGAAGCCGAGAGCTAAGGGCCGAGAGCCGAGGGCTGAGTGCAGTAAAAGCCTCTGCGAAAGCTTTTCTCTCATACAGCGTGTTGTGACTTCAGATATACAGCACAGTGATTTTTTATTTTTCCGAAAAATGAAGTGGTACATGGCAGCAACACCGATAAACGTAAAGAAAACAGTCAACCGTGTTTTTGCCCTCGGCTCTCGGCCCTCGGCAGCTTCCATGTCCCCGCCAGCCTTCTGCTTTCTGCCTTCTGCTTTCTGCCAAAATATGACATTTTCCTCACGCCATCCATAAAATCTGTCATACTTTAACCATGAGTTCACAACCGAAAAGCTGGCAGGACGCCCTGAAATCCCTGCAGGAAACTGTGTCCCGCACCCGGCAAGGGGGCGGCCCGAAAGCTGTGGAGCGGCAACACCAGAAAAACCGCCTTACCGCCAGAGAACGCATTGCGCACCTGATTGATGAAGGCAGTGAATTTGACGAACTGATGACCCTGGCAGGCTTTGAAATGTACCAGGATGTGGGTGGATGCCCTTCCGGGGGCACTGTGGCAGGCATTGGATATTTGCATGGAAGACCCTGGATGATCATTGCCAACGATGCCACCGTGAAAGCCGGGGCTTTTTTCCCCATCACCGCCAAGAAAGTGATCCGGGCCCAGACCATGGCCCTGGAGAATCACATTCCGGTGGTGTACCTGGTGGATTCTGCCGGGGTTTACCTGCCCATGCAGGACGAGATCTTCCCGGACCAGGACGACTTCGGGCGGGTGTTTTACCTGAATGCCCGCATGAGCGCCCTGGGCATCCCGCAAATTGCAGCCATCATGGGAAACTGTGTGGCAGGTGGGGCTTACCTTCCTGTGATGTGCGACACCCTGATCATGACCGAGGGATCAGGCCTCTATCTGGCCGGTCCAGCACTGGTCAAGGCAGCCATCGGGCAGAACATCGAGTCAGAGGCCCTGGGAGGGGCTTCTGTGCATGCAGAGATCTCTGGAACGGTGGATTACAAGGAGAAAGATGACCTGAGCGCCATCCGCAGAATCCGTGCTCTGGCCGAAATGCAGACCCAGAAATACACCGCGCCCTGGGCACAGAAACGCAAAACCCCCAGAGCACCCCAGTCCCAGAAAGACCTGCTGGACACCGTGAGCCTGGATGGCAGCAAACCCTACGATGTGCGTGAGGTTTTAAAAGCCCTGCTGGACGACAGCCACTTTGAGGAATACAAACCCGAGTACGGCCAGAGCATCGTGTGCGCTCTGGGCTGGCTCGGGGGGTATCCGGTGGGTGTGGTGGCCAATGACCGTCAGGTGATCCGCAAGAAACTCAAATCGGACGTGCCTGGCCTGCAAACCCGCATCGAGGTGGGTGGGGTGATTTACGGGGACAGCGCAGACAAATCTGCCCGGTTCATCATGGAGGTCAACCAGATGGGTATTCCCCTGATCTTTGTCTCGGATGTGACGGGGTTCATGGTGGGCAAAGACAGCGAGTACGAGGGCATCATCCGCAAGGGAGCCAAGATGGTCAATGCGGTATCCAACACCGTGGTGCCCAAAATCACCCTGATCACCGGGGGCAGTTACGGGGCAGGCAATTACGCCATGAATGGCAAGGCTTATGGCCCCCGTTTCCTGTACGCCTGGCCCAGTGCCAGATACGCCGTGATGAGCGGGAATGCTGCAGCCAAAACCCTGCTGGACATCCAGTTGCAGGCTTTAAAGCGCCAGGGGCAGGAGCCCACAGACGAGGACCTGCAGACCCTCTTTGAACAGGTCAAAGACAAGTACGATCAGGAACTCGACCCCAGATACGCTGCCGCCAGATTGTGGGTGGATGAGATCATCCTGCCCGAAAGCACCCGTGAGCGCCTGATCCGCACCCTGGAGGCCTGCTCGGGCAGTCCCACCGGAGATTTCAGGACCGGGATGCTGCAGGTGTAATACCTCAGGCTTTTCAAGCTGCATGACTTGCCGCACAATGAAGGTACACATGATCTTTGCTGGACTGAAGGAGACAGGCATGAAAGCTCAAAAAGTCAGCAGTCTTGAAACGCTCCACCCCGATTTCAGAGAGAATCTGGAACGCTGGCTGCAAGCTGCCCAGCAGAAATTCCCCCAATACGAGTTCCGGGTGCTGGAAACCCGCAGAAACAAAACCCGTCAGAAAAAACTCTTCTCTGAAAACAGCACCCAACACTGGGTCACCAGTTTTGATGGCAGCCGCCTGAGAAGCATGCACCAGTATGGCCTCGCTGCAGACATTGGGATTCTGAACCGCAAGACCCGCAAGTCTGTGTGGGATTCCCGGGTGTGGCGCACCATTTACGCTTACATCCCCCCCAGCGTTCACGGCCTGGAGGTGGGCGTGCAGGAACTGACCCATTTGCAGCTTCAGGGCGCAGGCGCACAATACCGGGATGGCGAACTGCAGGCAAAATACATCGAGAAGCTTGGACTGACCCTGAGTTGAGTCCCAAACCAGAGAAAGCCTCCATCTGGAGGCTTTCTCTGGTTTGGATCCTGGGACCTGAACACTCAGGACCAGGACAGCACCAGATCTCGAAAACCCCGGAACATGGTGCTGGGACGGCGTTCCAGATGCACCACCCTGGGGAGGCCCAGAGGCAGCAGGAGTTCAAAAGCAATCTGGGCTTCCAGTCTGGCCAGCGGTGCCCCCAGACAGAAGTGGATGCCCCGACCAAATCCCAGGTGGCGGTTGGGGGTGCGGGTGACATCCAGGGTGTCAGGGTTCTGGAACACCCGTTCATCCCGGTTGGCCGCTCCGATCACTGCAGCCACCTGCTGGTTTTTGCGGATCACCTGCCCCGCAATTTCCAGGTCTTCCAGTGCGGCCCGGAAGGTGGCCCTTTGCACCGGAGCATCGAAGCGCAGCATTTCATCCACCCCTGTAGAAAGGTGCTCCGGGTGGTCCCGGAGGTGCTGCAGTTGTTCTGGAAAACGGGTGAGGGCGTGGTAACCGTTGCCAATCAAATTGATGGTGGTTTCATGGCCTGCCAGCAAGAGCAGGAAACAGGTGGCCAGGATTTCCCCGTGGGTCAGTTTGCCCTGCTGGTCTTCTGCAGCAATCAGGAGGCTGACCAGATCGTCTTGCAGATCATGGCGGCGCACCTTGATCAGGTCATCAAAGTATTTGAAGATGCTGCCCAGGGCCATCTGGGCTTTCTGGCCTGCTTCCGGGTCGGTGACCGTGAGGATGTCTGCCCCATCAATCAGGTGTGAGGACCAGTCCCTGAACAGGTGGCGGTCCCGGTCTGGAACCCCCAGCAATTCAGCAATCACAATGATGGGCAGCGGAAAGGCCAGGCTTTCAATCAGGGAAAAATCCTGGCCTTTTTTGATCTGCGAAACCAGATCCTCGGTGATGCTGCGAATCTTGGGTTCCAGACTGGCCACCACCCTGGGTGTGAAGGCCTGGCTGACCAGGGCCCTCAGGCGGGTGTGGTCTGGTGGATCGGCGTCCAGCATGTGCCGGGAGAGCTGCTGGGGCACAGCACTGACCCTGGAAATGTCCTTGGTGAACCGCAAATCTTTCAGGACCATTTCGGTGTCTTCATGGCGGGTCACAAACCACATGCCCCCGGTCAGGCCACTGTGCGGGTACCAGTAGGCAGGGGCCTGATTGCGCAACTCACGGTAAATGGGGTAGGGATTTTCCAGAAATTCCGGTGTGGAGAACAGGTCTGCAAATGCAGTGGTCATGGTCCATTTTATGCCCTGAGGCCCATGGGCACCACCCCAGCAGTTTCCTGAGAATTGCCGCTGATCAGCATGATGTGCAAATTGTACATGAGAAGCATGATACTCAAAAAAACCCTCTTTCAGCGCATGAAAAAACCGTATCAATGGTTGCATTTCAAGCAACAATGAGTGACTTATGGGGACTGGAGCAATGTTGCAAGATTGCTGACTTTCTGCCTTCAGCCAGGGGCACTATTGTAAATTATGGAAACCCTGATTCTGCTCCTCGCCACACCCGTGGTCGGCACGGCCATCTTCTATCTGGTTTTGCTTGCTGTAGAAGCAGTCCAGAAGCACACCCATTCTCGCCCCATGAACCCCAAGCACCACTGAAACCCCTGAAAACTTGCAGGCCATGGGGAAAACAACTTGAAGATCATTTGAGACGCAAAGCTTGCGTTATGCTGGAGGTGTTGCTGGTGCACTTCAGCATTGCGCAACTTTCTTTTTGAGCCTTTGTGACCCCTTTCACACCATGCCCAGAGCCAGATTGCCTGCCACAGATCAGCCTTTCAATGCAGACCTGCACACCCCTCTGTTTCTGGACCAGTATCGGGAATACGATCCCCATCCGGCGTTGCAGAACCAGGTGCGCAGTTACTGGAGCATGGAGGAATTTCACACCACCCGCACCGAGAAACACCGTTTTTACCCGGAGCGTCTGGTGCGACTGTGTTTCTATCAGGGCGAGGCCTTCTTTCCAGATGCCTCCTCGCAGTGGACGGGACCGCTGCCCAACATGTACATGCTGGGGTTTCAGAAAGAACCCATCCGCTTTGTCTCCCGTGGCCTCACCCGCGTGGTGGGGGTGGAGATGTACCCCTGGGCTGCCAGGGCCTTGCTGCAAGGAGACCGGAACCTGCAAGACATCTTCTTCCAGCCCCTGCAAGCCTCTTTGCAACACCTGTCAGCAGAAGTGCTGGCCCTGATCCAGCTCAATGCCATTCAGGAAGCCCTGGAGGCCATTGAGGCCTGGTTGTTGCAGCGTTTGCCCCTGCAGGACATTCAGGGCAATGCAGGCATCCAGGCCGCCCTGAGCCTGTACCACCTGAAAGGCCAGGGCAAAATCAGCGAACTGGCCGAAGTGCATGGGGTGTCTGTGCGCCAGCTGGAACGGCAGTTTCACAGCAGCGTGGGCATCACTCCCAAAACCCTTTCCAAGATCATCCGGTTTGAGGAGGCCCACAATGCTTTGTGGGTCAATCCGCACATCAGCCTGACCGAACTGGCCTTTGAGCTGGGTTTTGCAGATCAGGCCCACTTTTGCCGGGAGTTTCGGGGGTTCACCCACATCACCCCTGGAGAGTTTTCCAGGCACGTGCAGGAACACCTGCTGCACAGGGACCATGCAGCCCAGCACCACTCCAAGCTGCACATGTCCAACACAGAAAAACCCAGTCATTCTAAGCCCTAGGCAGAATGACTTAAGCCATTTACAGCCTGGGCATGTCGCTTTTTTTCAAGTGCCACGCAGGGCACCCTTGCTACATTGGCTGCATGACAGATTCAACCCCCCCTCCCACCAAAAATGCATTGCTGTTTGTTTTCATCAGTGCTTTCCTCGGTTCTCTGGGCATCTCTCTGGCGTTCCCTGTGCTGCCTTTTCTGGTGGCCAGATACCTCACAGACCAGAACCAGCTTGCCGCCACCATCGGCTGGCTGACCATTTCCTATTCCCTGTGTTCCTTTTTTGCTGCACCGGTTCTGGGTGCCCTTTCTGACCGGTACGGCAGACGGCCCATCTTGCTGTTTTCCTTGCTGGGTTCGGCCATTGGATACCTGATTTTCGGCTGGGGAGGTGCTTTGTGGGTGCTCTTTCTGGGCCGCATCATTGACGGTCTGACCGCAGGGAACTTCAGTGCCCTCTTTGGCTTTCTGGCAGACACCACCCGCCCAGAGGAGCGCGGCAAGTACTTTGGCATCATGGGAGCGGTTTTTGGCAGTGGTTTCATCATCGGTCCTGCTGTCGGCGGTCTGGCCTCCAGAATCAGCCTGGAAACCCCCTTCTACATTGCTGCAGCAGTCACCTTGCTGAATGTGGTGTGGGGGTTCTTCTATCTTCCTGAAAGCCACAAAAAAGAGAACCGTGCCCACATCCAGTTTTCGCAGCTCAATCCCCTCACCCAGATGGTGTCGCTGTTTCAGTTGCCTGGCATCCGACTGCTCCTGATCTCGGGGGTGCTGTTCATGGTGCCTTTCGTGATGATGCAGACCACCCTGGCTGTGCTGATCAAAGACACCCTGCACTGGGGTCCTGACCAGACCAGCACCGTTTTCATTGTGGTGGGGGTGTCTGACATCGTGGTGCAAGGGCTCCTGCTGGGCTGGCTCATCAAGATGCTGAAGGAAAGCGGTGTGGCACTGCTGGGTCTCAGCCTGAGTTTGCTGGGCATGCTGGGCATGGCCCTGCTGCCCGGGCATCCCAGTGGCTGGGTGCTGTACCTCAGTGTGTGCTCATTTGCCATTGGAGAAGGCATTTTCACCGCTTCTCTGGGCAGCCTCACCTCCAGGGCTGCAGGGCCAAAAGCCCAGGGAAGGGTGCAGGGCGGCAGCCAGGCCCTCAACTCCCTCACCCAGGTGTTCAGTCCTGCCCTGGCGGGTCAGCTGTATTCACGAACAGGACATGCCAGTCCCTTCTGGAGTGGTGCAGGCATGATCCTGCTGGGTGCACTGGCACTGGCCAGCCAACTTGGCATCAAAGGACCAGAAACCGAGCTGGTCACCCCTGAAACCGCTGAAACCTGAGTGTCTTTAAATTCTGGAGGCCGTCAGCACCAGTCTGGCGGCCTCTTCAAAGATTCTGAGGGTGTAGCAGGCCCCCAGAGGTTGCCAGCGCAGGGGAATGCCCGCATCTTTCAGTGCCTTGATCTGTTCCACCGGAAGCACCATGCCCAGCAACAACACCTCCGAAGAAGCCGGAGTGAGGGCCAGCAAAAGCCGCTGGTATTCGGGCAGGGTCAAATTTGCTGCTGTTTGCTGCATGGTGACTCCTGAAACATTGAGGGGGTATTCTGGTGGATCCATGTCCGCACAGATCAGGTGCCGGGTTTCGTAAGCGCTTTTCAGATGCCTGATGTTACCGCATTCTGGCACCCTTTCCGGGTCCAAAACACACCTCCGGTGTTCCCCTGAGGGGCCTTTCAGGGGAAACCCAGAGGTGCATCCTGAGGATCTTCCCGGATGCAGATGAATGCCGTCCAGTTCGCAAATCTGTTTCTGCAGCGTGGCGGGTTCTGGCCTTGCAAAACCTGAAACATGCTTTGGCTCCTGTTGCTGGTGTCGCTGAAGCCCAGCATCGTGAAGCATGCTTCTGCCAAAAGCCAGCAAAAGCAATAAAATCAGGTATGATCACCGACGTTCAAAAACAAAACTGGCGCAGCCTGCTCAGTCCCTTTTTCTTCGAGCGGGTGGCATACCTGGAAAGCCTGGATGTGGAATTCGCCTGGAAAGACAACACCAACCGAAGGGTGGAAACCCAGGAGTATTCGGGACCTGAGCGGCGCAAGGAGGCAGAGGAATTTCAGGCCATCTTTCGGGGAGAAGTGATTGCCTACCATCTGGCAGATGCAGACCTGGACACCATCGTGGAATCTGTGGTCAGTCAGGCCGTTCTGCACATGCGCGGTGAAGGGTTTGAAATTCCAGCCCTGGAATGATTTTGAGCAGCAATGCAGCCCAGAGGGTTCAGCATGAACCTGCACCAATGGTTTACAGGCCCATGCCTGCACCACCACAGCCTGATGGCACATTGTCAACAGGCAGGTCATGTGGTACACTACATGCCGTCTGCAAAGCCCTCCAAGTGTGTGCCAGACACCAAAACAGCGTGCCAGCGTAGCTCAGGGGTAGAGCAACTGATTCGTAATCAGTAGGTCGTCGGTTCAAATCCGACCTCTGGCTCCAGAAAAATCCCCTCTCCCACAAAGAAAAGTCGGAGAGGGGATTTTTGTTTTTGAGGTCACAAAAGAAAAATGCACTTGTGGGCATGCCTGTCTTCAAATGCGTGCTGCATGAAACCCTCCCTTCAGCTGTATGTTTTCTGTAATTGAAAAATAAATGTATGTTTTCTGTAAGACTTTGCTGTATAAAATAGGAACAACAAACAAGAAGTTCCGAGTCCACAGGCGTCCTCTCTCCCATTTTCTCAAGGTGGTGACCTCAAATGATCTGGATTGTGCTGTCTTTGCTCGCTGCGTTCCTGCTCCTGGCCCGCTGGATCGTCATTCTGGAGTCCCGCGAACTGCAGGAAACCCCCTCCCCAAAACTCTGATCCTCGCCCACTTCGACAACCCGAACCCCCTTCGGGTTTTTTTGCTGTCTGCGGCCTCAGCGTTTGCTGGCCCGGAACCCGGCTTTTTCGGCTTCCTGACGGGTTTTGAAACAGCGTTCCGGGTACGTTCTTTTGTAGTAGGCTCCCCCTGGCAGGTGGTAAATTTTCTCTCCCCTGTTGCTCAGGTTGCCTTTGATGGGATGGCTGGCAGGACAGGTGGTTCTGGAAAGGGGCAACACACCCTGGGCCACAACAGTCTGGGACAGGACGCCCAGCAAAAGACAGATCAGCAGATGGTGTTTCATGGGTGCTTCTCAGCATGGCAGCAAAGAGATGGCACATCATGAAACCCATGCAAAATGTGACCCAACTGGAGCAAACAACAAAAAAAGCACAGGATAAAAATCCTGTGCTTCTCTGTGGTGGCAAGGGGCGGATTTGAACCGCCGACCCAACGATTTTCAGTCGTTTGCTCTACCAGCTGAGCTACCTTGCCAGGGTGGCGGTCCGGACGGGATTTGAACCCGCGACCTACTGCGTGACAGGCAGTTATGCTAACCGCTACACTACCGGACCACTCCTGTGCTTCCGGGCGTGCCCTTCAGCGAAGAAAACTATATATGACCCCAGGATTTATGTCAACACCCCCGGCCATTTGGCCCATCGGCCAGAGCTGCCCTCCCTGCTGTTACACCCGGAATGCAGCCAGCACCATCAAGATTTGAAGCTCAGGATGCGCGCTTCGGGTTTCTGGGACAGATCCGGGCCAAAAGTGAGTTCC contains:
- the clpS gene encoding ATP-dependent Clp protease adapter ClpS, with the protein product MTEARTETRTQTQRPPLYKVLLLNDDYTPMDYVVRVLVEFFRKSPAQATRIMMAVHQEGSGVCGVYPFEVAETKVHQVNSDARQNGFPLKCIMEAE
- a CDS encoding acyl-CoA carboxylase subunit beta; this encodes MSSQPKSWQDALKSLQETVSRTRQGGGPKAVERQHQKNRLTARERIAHLIDEGSEFDELMTLAGFEMYQDVGGCPSGGTVAGIGYLHGRPWMIIANDATVKAGAFFPITAKKVIRAQTMALENHIPVVYLVDSAGVYLPMQDEIFPDQDDFGRVFYLNARMSALGIPQIAAIMGNCVAGGAYLPVMCDTLIMTEGSGLYLAGPALVKAAIGQNIESEALGGASVHAEISGTVDYKEKDDLSAIRRIRALAEMQTQKYTAPWAQKRKTPRAPQSQKDLLDTVSLDGSKPYDVREVLKALLDDSHFEEYKPEYGQSIVCALGWLGGYPVGVVANDRQVIRKKLKSDVPGLQTRIEVGGVIYGDSADKSARFIMEVNQMGIPLIFVSDVTGFMVGKDSEYEGIIRKGAKMVNAVSNTVVPKITLITGGSYGAGNYAMNGKAYGPRFLYAWPSARYAVMSGNAAAKTLLDIQLQALKRQGQEPTDEDLQTLFEQVKDKYDQELDPRYAAARLWVDEIILPESTRERLIRTLEACSGSPTGDFRTGMLQV
- a CDS encoding D-alanyl-D-alanine carboxypeptidase family protein, with protein sequence MKAQKVSSLETLHPDFRENLERWLQAAQQKFPQYEFRVLETRRNKTRQKKLFSENSTQHWVTSFDGSRLRSMHQYGLAADIGILNRKTRKSVWDSRVWRTIYAYIPPSVHGLEVGVQELTHLQLQGAGAQYRDGELQAKYIEKLGLTLS
- a CDS encoding cytochrome P450: MTTAFADLFSTPEFLENPYPIYRELRNQAPAYWYPHSGLTGGMWFVTRHEDTEMVLKDLRFTKDISRVSAVPQQLSRHMLDADPPDHTRLRALVSQAFTPRVVASLEPKIRSITEDLVSQIKKGQDFSLIESLAFPLPIIVIAELLGVPDRDRHLFRDWSSHLIDGADILTVTDPEAGQKAQMALGSIFKYFDDLIKVRRHDLQDDLVSLLIAAEDQQGKLTHGEILATCFLLLLAGHETTINLIGNGYHALTRFPEQLQHLRDHPEHLSTGVDEMLRFDAPVQRATFRAALEDLEIAGQVIRKNQQVAAVIGAANRDERVFQNPDTLDVTRTPNRHLGFGRGIHFCLGAPLARLEAQIAFELLLPLGLPRVVHLERRPSTMFRGFRDLVLSWS
- a CDS encoding helix-turn-helix domain-containing protein, giving the protein MPRARLPATDQPFNADLHTPLFLDQYREYDPHPALQNQVRSYWSMEEFHTTRTEKHRFYPERLVRLCFYQGEAFFPDASSQWTGPLPNMYMLGFQKEPIRFVSRGLTRVVGVEMYPWAARALLQGDRNLQDIFFQPLQASLQHLSAEVLALIQLNAIQEALEAIEAWLLQRLPLQDIQGNAGIQAALSLYHLKGQGKISELAEVHGVSVRQLERQFHSSVGITPKTLSKIIRFEEAHNALWVNPHISLTELAFELGFADQAHFCREFRGFTHITPGEFSRHVQEHLLHRDHAAQHHSKLHMSNTEKPSHSKP
- a CDS encoding MFS transporter, with the translated sequence MTDSTPPPTKNALLFVFISAFLGSLGISLAFPVLPFLVARYLTDQNQLAATIGWLTISYSLCSFFAAPVLGALSDRYGRRPILLFSLLGSAIGYLIFGWGGALWVLFLGRIIDGLTAGNFSALFGFLADTTRPEERGKYFGIMGAVFGSGFIIGPAVGGLASRISLETPFYIAAAVTLLNVVWGFFYLPESHKKENRAHIQFSQLNPLTQMVSLFQLPGIRLLLISGVLFMVPFVMMQTTLAVLIKDTLHWGPDQTSTVFIVVGVSDIVVQGLLLGWLIKMLKESGVALLGLSLSLLGMLGMALLPGHPSGWVLYLSVCSFAIGEGIFTASLGSLTSRAAGPKAQGRVQGGSQALNSLTQVFSPALAGQLYSRTGHASPFWSGAGMILLGALALASQLGIKGPETELVTPETAET
- a CDS encoding sunset domain-containing protein; protein product: MKHHLLICLLLGVLSQTVVAQGVLPLSRTTCPASHPIKGNLSNRGEKIYHLPGGAYYKRTYPERCFKTRQEAEKAGFRASKR